From the genome of Colwellia psychrerythraea 34H, one region includes:
- a CDS encoding class I SAM-dependent methyltransferase has product MIEHITSTDFTDAQRLFHGRGHAYPNLSHVNVDWLSPVILITLYQAVDSKWLEEQADALKKLIKKCRSVQVQLRYEKFAPTELLLGESISNTIVSEQGLNYHIEFGKAQNSGLFLDMSNGRSWLRERAEGKNVLNLFAYTCAFSLSAIAGGASKAVNIDLSKSSLSKGRENHQLNLLAKKQGKQVVFEGVDIFKSNSRIKKYGPYDILVCDPPSFQKGSVNIERDYAKIIRRIPQWMNPGASLMLCLNSPDLDANFLKAEVERECPDCYFEQQLENPEAFKEAHEGKGLKVLIFTYQPK; this is encoded by the coding sequence ATGATAGAACATATTACCAGCACAGACTTTACCGATGCCCAACGATTATTTCATGGTCGAGGACACGCATATCCCAATTTAAGCCACGTAAATGTTGACTGGCTATCTCCGGTTATTCTTATCACTTTATACCAAGCTGTTGATAGCAAATGGTTAGAAGAACAAGCTGATGCATTAAAAAAATTGATTAAAAAATGTCGCTCGGTGCAAGTACAACTTCGCTATGAAAAATTTGCGCCCACCGAGTTATTATTAGGTGAGTCCATAAGTAATACTATCGTGAGTGAGCAGGGACTCAATTATCATATTGAATTTGGTAAAGCCCAAAATAGTGGTTTGTTTTTGGACATGAGTAATGGAAGGTCATGGTTAAGAGAGCGAGCAGAAGGTAAAAATGTGCTTAATCTCTTTGCCTATACCTGTGCCTTCTCGCTAAGTGCCATTGCAGGTGGAGCCAGTAAAGCGGTTAATATTGATCTAAGCAAATCATCTCTAAGTAAAGGTAGAGAAAATCATCAACTTAACCTGCTGGCTAAAAAGCAAGGCAAACAAGTTGTCTTTGAAGGTGTCGATATTTTTAAATCGAATAGCCGCATTAAAAAATATGGACCGTATGATATTTTAGTCTGTGATCCTCCTTCATTTCAAAAGGGTAGTGTTAATATCGAACGTGATTACGCTAAAATAATCCGCCGTATTCCACAATGGATGAATCCAGGTGCTAGCTTGATGTTATGTTTAAACTCCCCAGATTTAGATGCAAACTTCTTAAAAGCTGAGGTTGAGCGTGAATGCCCTGATTGTTACTTTGAGCAACAGCTTGAAAATCCTGAAGCCTTCAAGGAAGCCCATGAAGGCAAGGGCCTTAAAGTTTTAATTTTTACTTATCAGCCAAAATAA
- a CDS encoding sodium-dependent transporter produces the protein MSASREHFSSRIGFILAAAGSAVGIGNLVGFPVNAAKNGGGAFLLMYALFVFLICLPVMIAEMAVGRNTAKEPVGAFKTLSKGSKLWGAAGFLGVLTPFMIAVFYMVITVWIFGYIALTVTGHLDYLASDVGFGEFINSPYLYIALIAVAGIVSFILAAGVKDGIEKAAKILMPALLTMLILMVVFVLSLDNAMAGVTFFLVPDINKITPSVVNGALSQAFFSLSLGMGILLTYGSYINKQTNIPNSAKLVAITDTSVAFIAGLMILPAVFSFNPEVNPSELSDSSVSLIFTFLPKIFLALQTSLGYVGASAVAAFFFLLVFFAAITSLVSIIEVPVSYLVTEKKHSRKKALGYLTLTAGVLTLFATASFGMVPFFTEFTSYAGGTKSLFDVIYDVFYDTILPLNGFLLCIFVSYRWKKKQLSEELSIGNENYKGSWVEKYINFSLGTFIPVIVLLIFINTVATKFFAANLFGF, from the coding sequence ATGTCCGCTTCTAGAGAGCATTTTAGCTCACGAATTGGCTTCATTTTAGCCGCTGCAGGCTCTGCAGTAGGTATAGGTAATTTAGTTGGTTTTCCAGTTAACGCCGCTAAAAATGGTGGCGGTGCATTTTTGTTAATGTACGCATTATTTGTTTTTCTTATTTGTTTGCCTGTGATGATTGCTGAAATGGCTGTTGGACGTAATACGGCTAAAGAGCCTGTTGGCGCATTTAAAACATTGAGTAAAGGCAGTAAGTTATGGGGAGCCGCTGGCTTTTTAGGGGTATTAACTCCCTTTATGATTGCCGTTTTTTATATGGTGATCACTGTTTGGATTTTTGGCTATATTGCCTTAACGGTAACAGGTCATTTAGACTATTTAGCAAGTGATGTTGGTTTTGGCGAGTTTATTAACAGCCCGTACTTATATATTGCTTTAATAGCTGTTGCCGGTATTGTCAGTTTTATTTTGGCGGCCGGGGTCAAAGACGGAATTGAAAAAGCAGCTAAAATATTAATGCCAGCATTGCTAACTATGCTTATTTTAATGGTTGTATTTGTATTGTCTCTTGATAATGCTATGGCAGGGGTTACTTTTTTCTTAGTCCCAGACATTAATAAAATAACGCCAAGTGTAGTCAACGGTGCTTTGTCGCAAGCTTTTTTCTCACTTTCTTTGGGTATGGGGATATTACTAACCTATGGCTCATATATAAATAAACAAACTAATATTCCTAATTCCGCTAAATTAGTGGCGATTACGGATACGAGTGTGGCATTTATTGCTGGTTTGATGATTCTTCCTGCAGTATTTTCATTTAACCCTGAAGTTAATCCAAGTGAGTTAAGTGATAGCTCAGTGTCATTGATTTTTACCTTTCTACCTAAAATATTTTTAGCACTACAAACCTCATTGGGTTATGTGGGTGCTAGTGCTGTGGCTGCATTCTTCTTCTTATTAGTCTTCTTTGCCGCAATTACTTCGTTAGTTTCCATCATTGAAGTACCGGTTTCATATTTAGTCACTGAGAAAAAGCACAGTCGTAAAAAAGCATTAGGTTACTTAACGCTTACTGCTGGTGTGCTAACTTTATTTGCCACAGCATCGTTTGGCATGGTGCCATTTTTTACCGAGTTTACTTCGTACGCTGGCGGTACTAAGTCCTTATTCGATGTTATTTATGATGTTTTTTACGATACAATTTTACCGCTTAATGGTTTCTTACTGTGTATTTTTGTGAGTTACCGTTGGAAGAAAAAGCAACTATCTGAAGAACTAAGTATCGGTAATGAAAACTACAAAGGTTCATGGGTAGAAAAATATATTAACTTTTCATTGGGTACTTTTATCCCTGTTATCGTGCTGCTTATTTTTATTAATACTGTGGCAACAAAGTTTTTTGCAGCTAACCTTTTTGGTTTCTAG
- a CDS encoding HDOD domain-containing protein: MNAHDYALQANGSFALPDACFKVKALMADESSEISNFADVIGIDPSMTSRLLQIANSAIYSFPGEISTISRAITIIGTQAIYNMMLVDVAATAFKHFENQAIDLKRFWRMSVYCGLVSKNLAISAGIRDIERLFVAGLLQNFGELLVAKINPEVAQQCEKYDKNQLPWQLQEQMLGYTYTEISADLLKIWQIPEKIILPIRHFNAASSIEINKDVKILNLASRLALIDSHSDEFSYADVIDESLCRPLGLSVDDLIQAADFAEKEATSILSIMNPKLFSK; the protein is encoded by the coding sequence ATGAACGCACATGATTATGCATTACAAGCTAACGGTTCGTTTGCTTTACCTGATGCTTGTTTTAAAGTAAAAGCATTGATGGCTGATGAAAGTTCTGAAATTTCAAATTTTGCTGATGTTATTGGTATCGACCCCTCTATGACTTCTCGTTTGCTACAAATAGCTAACAGTGCCATTTATAGCTTCCCAGGTGAAATCAGTACTATTTCACGTGCCATTACCATCATCGGCACGCAAGCCATTTATAATATGATGCTAGTTGATGTTGCCGCCACCGCTTTTAAGCACTTTGAAAACCAGGCAATTGATTTAAAGCGTTTTTGGCGTATGAGTGTTTATTGTGGGCTGGTATCGAAAAATCTAGCCATTTCTGCCGGAATCCGTGATATTGAACGCCTATTCGTAGCGGGACTATTGCAAAATTTTGGTGAGTTATTAGTGGCTAAAATAAACCCTGAAGTTGCTCAACAATGTGAAAAATATGATAAAAACCAGCTGCCATGGCAATTGCAAGAACAGATGTTGGGCTATACTTATACTGAAATCTCTGCTGATTTATTAAAAATATGGCAAATTCCTGAAAAAATAATTTTACCAATTAGGCACTTCAATGCCGCATCATCTATTGAAATTAATAAAGATGTAAAAATCTTGAATTTAGCGTCTAGGCTGGCTCTTATTGATAGTCACAGTGATGAGTTCTCTTATGCTGATGTCATTGATGAGTCTTTATGCAGACCTTTAGGTTTATCAGTGGATGATTTAATACAAGCTGCTGATTTTGCTGAAAAAGAAGCGACGAGTATTTTATCTATTATGAACCCTAAACTTTTCTCTAAGTAA
- a CDS encoding winged helix-turn-helix transcriptional regulator: MSNNKTKPLDRIDLMILSTLQSDGRISNVDLAKKVNLSASPCLDRVKRLETEGYIERYGAFLNARKLNFGMSAFVQVTLSRTTSDSFKLFNKEVVTIKEVVECHLVAGGYDYLLKIRFADIESYRLVLENIGRLTNVAQTSTYIVTEHIKQDGGIPFN; encoded by the coding sequence ATGAGTAATAACAAAACAAAACCCTTAGATCGTATTGATCTTATGATCCTTTCTACTTTGCAGTCAGATGGTAGAATTTCAAATGTGGATCTAGCCAAAAAAGTAAACCTAAGTGCTAGCCCCTGTTTAGATCGAGTTAAACGCTTAGAAACTGAAGGGTATATTGAACGTTATGGTGCCTTTTTAAATGCCAGAAAATTAAACTTTGGTATGAGTGCTTTTGTTCAAGTCACCTTAAGCAGAACAACTTCAGATTCATTCAAACTCTTCAATAAAGAAGTTGTGACTATTAAAGAAGTTGTTGAGTGTCATTTAGTGGCAGGTGGATATGATTACTTGCTGAAAATACGATTTGCCGATATTGAAAGCTATAGACTGGTGTTAGAAAATATTGGCAGACTGACTAATGTTGCACAAACAAGTACTTACATAGTAACTGAACATATAAAGCAAGATGGTGGTATACCGTTCAATTAA
- the putA gene encoding bifunctional proline dehydrogenase/L-glutamate gamma-semialdehyde dehydrogenase PutA has translation MLFTGSLITDCPIRQKIREFYRIDENVAVDHILPAAEVNVSARSRAWERARKMVLKIRQDQEGNGAIDSLLNEYSLSSEEGVVLMCLAEALLRVPDKHTQDELIRDKISQGQWSSHLGASDSLFVNASSWGLLLTGSMVNYADKRKKEQFGLLKKTVGRLGEPVIRKSMNYAMKVMGKQFVMGETIKAATERAATKEQQGYVYSYDMLGEGARTMADANMYLKAYQDAINAIGEVAVASGKNDPRKVPGISIKLSAIHPRYEFSHKERVMTEIVPKLKALCLQAKQYNIGLTVDAEESERLDISLDIIEAVFSDSELGDWQGFGIALQAYQKRAIHVVDWLRDLTLRTERKMMVRLVKGAYWDTEIKNAQKDGLNHFPVFTRKSSTDVSYHACANKLLEYRDTIYPQFATHNAYTAATIVELAGDDKAGFEFQCLHGMGDSLYDQIVKEESIQCRIYAPVGHHEDLLAYLVRRLLENGANSSFVNAIVDEDQPVESLLEDPVEKTQRLKAKYNNQIIMPIDLYRGEGEKGRDNSKGLDLTDINEIIPLKAALDNWFVDHLLNKNEVPDGANAVMNPANRSEIIGFHQHASHGDMLLMIDKAETAFSTWSKTPAVDRAALLCRIGDILERHIDELIAMCIKEAGKVAQDGIDEVREAVDFCRYYAARAIELSSDERLEARGVVLCISPWNFPLAIFLGQVAAAIATGNTVLAKPAEQTGLIALRAIELMKSVGLPENVVQAVIARGSAVGNTIIPDSRIQTVMFTGSTETGTRISQTLSDRGGDQVPLIAETGGQNCMIVDSTALPEQVVDDVISSGFQSAGQRCSALRVLFLQEDIADNVITMLQGALAELHIGNPAKLSTDIGPVIDQKALDALNAHAEYMKSHGKLLYQCEFSEDVVDEDGHFFFAPRLYEIDDISVLKQEVFGPCVHIVRFKGNEIESVVDKINGTGFGLTMGIHTRIEHRAINLAKLSRAGNIYINRNMIGAIVGVQPFGGRGLSGTGPKAGGPNYLTRLVKEKATPDERDFNFSANKTITLSGDAAENHQANHLMDKANWAEKEWRSTELNTRISCVRQLLAKIAHVEIVDDLAEDLNHTLVLARSQLIDIEKRLKKPQQLPGPTGESNIIYLENRGNIICYADENVSFHFWVQSIVTSLATGNTVIAVVSDLFYQEALEFRDKFVATGAGKDVFQVAKQCHLEAMLAHPALSGVVVDSGCEIKHYISEKLALRHGAILPVITSEYFDTMIQRLVTEKTISIDTTASGGNTSLMTLVEED, from the coding sequence ATGCTATTTACTGGTTCATTGATTACTGATTGTCCAATAAGACAAAAAATTCGTGAGTTTTATCGAATTGACGAAAATGTTGCCGTTGATCATATTTTACCTGCTGCAGAAGTAAATGTTAGCGCAAGAAGCCGTGCGTGGGAACGCGCACGTAAAATGGTTTTAAAAATTCGTCAAGACCAAGAAGGTAATGGTGCAATTGATTCGCTACTCAATGAATACTCACTTTCTTCAGAGGAAGGCGTGGTATTAATGTGTTTGGCCGAAGCGTTATTACGTGTACCAGATAAACATACTCAAGATGAGCTTATTCGCGATAAAATTTCTCAAGGTCAGTGGAGTTCCCATTTAGGTGCCAGTGACTCATTATTTGTTAATGCTTCATCATGGGGTTTATTGCTTACAGGCTCTATGGTTAATTACGCTGATAAGCGTAAAAAAGAACAATTTGGTTTACTAAAGAAAACTGTTGGTCGTTTAGGTGAGCCTGTTATTCGTAAATCAATGAACTATGCCATGAAAGTAATGGGTAAACAGTTTGTTATGGGCGAAACCATTAAAGCTGCTACCGAACGTGCAGCGACGAAAGAACAGCAAGGTTATGTTTATTCATACGATATGCTTGGTGAAGGTGCCCGTACTATGGCTGATGCCAATATGTACCTAAAAGCCTATCAAGATGCTATTAATGCTATTGGTGAAGTTGCTGTTGCTTCAGGTAAGAACGATCCGCGTAAAGTACCTGGCATTTCAATTAAACTTTCTGCTATTCATCCTCGTTATGAGTTTTCTCATAAAGAACGGGTAATGACTGAAATAGTGCCTAAGTTAAAGGCATTATGTTTACAAGCTAAGCAATACAATATTGGTTTAACGGTTGATGCGGAAGAATCAGAGCGTTTAGATATCTCATTGGATATCATTGAAGCGGTATTTTCTGATAGTGAGCTTGGTGATTGGCAAGGCTTTGGTATAGCACTGCAAGCTTACCAAAAACGTGCTATTCATGTTGTTGATTGGTTGCGTGACTTAACGTTGCGTACTGAACGAAAAATGATGGTGCGTCTTGTTAAAGGTGCTTATTGGGATACTGAAATTAAGAATGCTCAAAAAGATGGCTTGAATCATTTTCCTGTGTTTACCCGTAAGTCATCTACCGATGTTTCTTACCATGCTTGTGCCAATAAATTATTAGAATATCGCGATACTATCTATCCACAATTTGCCACGCATAATGCTTATACTGCAGCAACCATAGTTGAATTAGCTGGCGATGATAAAGCTGGTTTTGAGTTCCAATGTTTACATGGCATGGGGGACTCTTTGTACGACCAAATTGTTAAAGAAGAAAGTATTCAATGTCGAATCTATGCGCCAGTAGGTCATCATGAAGACTTACTGGCTTATTTGGTACGTCGTTTATTAGAAAATGGTGCTAACTCATCGTTTGTTAATGCTATTGTTGATGAAGATCAACCAGTTGAATCATTATTGGAAGATCCAGTAGAAAAAACTCAACGCCTTAAAGCTAAATACAATAACCAAATAATTATGCCTATTGACCTCTATCGAGGTGAAGGTGAGAAAGGCCGAGATAATTCAAAAGGTCTAGATCTAACGGATATTAATGAAATCATTCCGCTAAAAGCCGCTTTAGATAATTGGTTTGTTGACCATTTATTGAATAAAAATGAAGTGCCTGATGGCGCCAATGCCGTAATGAACCCGGCGAACCGTAGTGAAATTATCGGCTTCCATCAACATGCAAGCCATGGTGATATGTTACTGATGATTGATAAGGCCGAAACAGCCTTTAGCACTTGGTCAAAAACGCCTGCAGTAGATCGCGCCGCCTTGCTTTGTCGCATTGGTGATATTTTAGAGCGCCATATTGATGAGCTCATTGCAATGTGTATCAAAGAAGCGGGTAAGGTCGCGCAAGATGGCATTGATGAAGTGCGCGAAGCTGTTGATTTTTGTCGTTACTACGCCGCTCGCGCTATTGAGTTAAGCAGTGATGAAAGATTAGAAGCACGTGGTGTAGTGTTATGTATCAGTCCGTGGAACTTTCCTTTGGCTATTTTCTTAGGCCAAGTTGCTGCTGCAATTGCCACGGGTAATACTGTTTTAGCAAAACCCGCGGAACAAACAGGTTTAATTGCGCTTCGTGCTATTGAATTGATGAAGTCAGTTGGTTTGCCTGAAAACGTAGTACAGGCTGTTATTGCGCGCGGTAGTGCCGTAGGTAACACTATTATTCCAGATAGCCGTATTCAAACAGTCATGTTTACTGGCTCTACAGAAACTGGCACACGTATTTCACAAACGTTATCAGACCGTGGTGGTGATCAAGTACCGCTAATTGCTGAAACGGGTGGTCAAAATTGCATGATTGTTGACTCAACGGCATTACCTGAACAAGTTGTTGATGATGTTATCTCATCAGGTTTCCAGAGTGCAGGTCAACGTTGTTCAGCGTTACGCGTACTCTTTTTACAGGAAGATATTGCAGATAATGTTATTACCATGCTTCAAGGTGCATTGGCGGAGTTACATATTGGCAATCCTGCAAAATTAAGTACTGATATTGGCCCAGTTATTGACCAAAAAGCCCTAGATGCGCTAAATGCTCACGCCGAATATATGAAATCACATGGCAAGTTACTTTACCAATGTGAGTTCTCTGAAGATGTTGTAGATGAAGATGGTCACTTTTTCTTTGCACCACGCTTGTATGAAATTGATGATATTAGCGTGTTAAAGCAAGAAGTCTTTGGTCCTTGTGTTCATATTGTTCGCTTTAAAGGTAATGAAATAGAAAGTGTTGTGGATAAAATCAATGGCACTGGTTTTGGCTTAACTATGGGTATTCATACGCGTATTGAGCATAGAGCTATTAATTTAGCCAAATTATCACGTGCGGGTAATATTTATATAAACCGTAACATGATTGGCGCGATTGTTGGTGTACAACCATTTGGTGGTCGAGGCCTTTCTGGTACAGGCCCTAAAGCGGGTGGCCCAAATTATTTAACGCGTTTAGTTAAAGAAAAAGCTACACCAGATGAGCGGGATTTTAACTTTTCAGCAAATAAAACGATTACCTTATCAGGTGATGCTGCTGAGAATCATCAAGCAAATCATTTGATGGATAAAGCGAATTGGGCGGAGAAAGAGTGGCGTTCAACAGAACTAAATACCCGAATTTCTTGTGTTCGCCAATTATTGGCTAAAATAGCGCACGTTGAAATTGTCGATGATCTAGCTGAAGATTTAAACCATACCCTAGTCTTGGCGCGTTCACAGCTTATTGATATTGAAAAGCGTTTGAAAAAACCACAACAATTACCAGGGCCAACAGGTGAATCAAATATTATTTATTTGGAAAACCGAGGCAATATTATTTGTTATGCGGATGAAAATGTTAGTTTTCACTTTTGGGTGCAATCTATTGTTACCTCGCTTGCTACAGGCAATACCGTTATTGCTGTTGTTTCTGATCTGTTTTATCAAGAAGCATTGGAATTTAGAGACAAATTTGTTGCCACAGGCGCTGGTAAAGATGTTTTTCAGGTAGCTAAACAATGTCATTTAGAAGCTATGCTGGCACACCCCGCTTTGTCTGGTGTTGTGGTCGATAGTGGTTGTGAAATCAAGCATTATATTAGTGAAAAATTAGCATTACGTCATGGGGCTATTTTACCGGTAATAACCTCTGAATATTTTGATACTATGATTCAACGTTTGGTTACAGAAAAAACGATTAGTATTGATACTACGGCTTCAGGGGGAAATACCTCACTGATGACCCTGGTTGAAGAAGACTAA
- a CDS encoding sensor domain-containing phosphodiesterase: MKPESQQKNTTQAAELLIRAKEASIADLSGNVDFLEKKNADLQARYTALFKLNQLSQECNDLDSFYPQVHTTIASLMTAKNFFIVLYDQTFETLEFVYYLDEKDEKPSGIIDYQDYDGSFTNLVIESKQPLLLTPELEKQLFDNYKIKQFGVRGTDWLGVPLLQNGLVIGTITIQSYDEKIRYNESDLNLLTFAAQHIVGAMVRLQDQQRLKNAVNARTKELMAQIREREKSELLQESLYRISELTTDIELDIDTFYSKVHNIIGQLINAKNFFIAKYEKDSDTLSFSYYVDEKTSNLAKDFKPRKLSNRYSELVLRRRETVLLTYQEMMSLHLEGETKKPQDDIHSWLGVPLIYSGQLLGVMVLQSYYYKTTYNQQDAELLNFVSNHVSAAIKRRELADFERRSHELLEQQVKLRTLALEDEITHRKQAEKLLKHTAAHDSLTGLPNRMVFLDLLNHAIACAKRKDDFSFAVLFLDLDRFKVVNDSLGHHAGDVLLKIIARELLAIVRKVDTVARLGGDEFVILIEDLKSNNEAFEVAQRITAFLQQPFTIDNQLVYTGTSIGISFSNIRYTDADTMLRDADTAMYHAKDNGRGRYEVFDDSMHQKVQNALSLEADIREAITWQEFIPYFQPIIKLDNQKLKGFEALARWQSTKRGFVYPNDFIPLAEETDLIKEIDIQIIEKSCQQLKCWHDELGCDDLYVSCNLFSKQFFSTSLPQDIEKVLKRTGLAPHHLRVELTERALLENAEIVLTNMQALKNMGVKILLDDFGTGYSSLGYLHRFPIDVLKIDRSFISNVDEHNNNRAIIRTIVDLANNLQMSTVGEGIESLADAELLQQMDCVYGQGYYFAKPMSSQDTKDYIIQKLYYSSSE; this comes from the coding sequence TTGAAACCAGAAAGTCAACAAAAAAACACGACTCAAGCAGCAGAGCTGCTAATACGTGCCAAAGAGGCGAGCATTGCTGATCTCTCTGGAAATGTGGATTTTCTAGAGAAAAAAAATGCTGATTTGCAAGCTCGTTATACCGCACTCTTTAAATTAAACCAGCTATCTCAAGAATGTAATGATCTTGATAGCTTTTATCCGCAAGTACATACCACTATCGCGTCGTTAATGACCGCGAAAAACTTCTTCATCGTGCTCTATGACCAAACGTTTGAAACCTTAGAGTTCGTTTATTATCTTGATGAGAAAGATGAAAAACCGTCAGGCATCATAGATTACCAAGATTATGATGGTTCATTTACTAATTTAGTTATTGAATCAAAACAACCACTTCTCTTAACCCCTGAATTAGAAAAACAGTTATTTGATAATTATAAAATCAAACAGTTTGGTGTCCGCGGCACTGACTGGCTGGGTGTGCCTTTACTCCAAAATGGTTTAGTGATTGGTACCATAACTATACAAAGTTATGATGAAAAAATTCGATATAATGAAAGTGACTTAAATTTACTTACCTTTGCCGCCCAGCATATTGTTGGTGCTATGGTACGTTTACAAGATCAGCAACGCTTGAAAAATGCGGTTAATGCACGTACCAAAGAATTGATGGCTCAAATTCGTGAGCGAGAAAAATCTGAGTTACTACAAGAATCGTTATATCGAATATCGGAATTAACCACGGATATTGAACTCGATATAGATACTTTTTATAGTAAAGTTCACAATATTATCGGACAGCTGATCAATGCTAAGAACTTCTTTATTGCTAAATATGAAAAAGATTCAGACACGTTAAGCTTTTCTTATTATGTGGATGAAAAAACATCTAATTTAGCTAAAGACTTTAAACCAAGAAAACTCTCAAATCGATATTCCGAACTAGTGCTTCGCCGAAGAGAGACAGTATTACTTACTTATCAAGAAATGATGAGTCTACATCTTGAAGGTGAAACTAAAAAACCACAGGATGATATCCATTCTTGGTTAGGCGTACCATTAATCTATTCAGGTCAGTTACTTGGGGTCATGGTTTTACAGAGTTATTATTATAAAACCACCTACAACCAACAAGATGCCGAATTACTTAACTTTGTCTCGAACCATGTCTCAGCAGCCATTAAACGTCGAGAACTCGCTGATTTTGAAAGGCGCAGTCATGAGTTATTAGAGCAACAAGTTAAACTACGCACACTTGCCCTTGAAGATGAAATTACCCATCGTAAACAAGCTGAAAAATTATTAAAACACACCGCCGCCCATGATAGTTTGACCGGGTTACCCAACAGAATGGTATTCCTTGATTTACTTAATCATGCGATAGCTTGTGCAAAACGAAAAGATGACTTTTCTTTTGCTGTGCTGTTTTTAGACTTAGATCGTTTCAAAGTAGTTAACGATAGTTTAGGACATCATGCGGGTGATGTATTATTGAAAATAATAGCGCGAGAATTATTGGCTATTGTTCGTAAAGTAGATACCGTTGCTCGCTTAGGTGGCGATGAGTTTGTCATTTTAATTGAAGACTTGAAAAGTAACAATGAAGCCTTTGAAGTAGCGCAGCGCATCACGGCTTTTCTTCAACAACCTTTTACTATCGATAATCAATTAGTATACACAGGCACTAGTATTGGCATATCGTTTAGCAATATACGATATACTGATGCTGATACTATGCTCAGAGATGCTGATACTGCTATGTACCATGCTAAAGACAATGGTAGAGGGCGCTATGAAGTCTTTGACGACAGTATGCATCAGAAAGTACAGAATGCTTTAAGCCTTGAAGCGGATATTCGAGAAGCGATTACTTGGCAAGAGTTCATCCCTTATTTCCAACCAATTATTAAACTGGATAACCAAAAACTTAAAGGTTTTGAAGCGCTAGCTCGCTGGCAAAGTACTAAGCGTGGTTTTGTTTACCCTAATGATTTCATTCCGCTGGCTGAAGAAACTGATTTAATTAAAGAAATTGATATTCAGATTATTGAAAAATCTTGTCAGCAGTTGAAGTGTTGGCATGATGAATTAGGCTGTGATGATCTTTATGTCAGTTGTAATTTATTTTCCAAGCAATTTTTTAGTACTAGCTTACCGCAAGATATTGAAAAAGTATTAAAAAGAACAGGTTTAGCTCCCCATCATCTTCGCGTTGAATTAACTGAACGTGCTTTGTTGGAAAATGCTGAGATAGTTTTGACTAATATGCAAGCCTTGAAAAATATGGGGGTAAAAATATTACTCGATGATTTTGGCACCGGTTATTCAAGCTTGGGCTATTTGCATCGTTTTCCGATTGATGTGCTGAAAATAGATCGCTCCTTTATTAGTAATGTTGATGAGCATAATAATAACCGAGCCATAATTAGAACCATTGTTGATTTGGCTAATAATCTACAAATGTCTACCGTGGGAGAAGGCATTGAAAGTTTAGCTGATGCCGAGTTACTACAACAGATGGACTGTGTGTACGGACAAGGTTACTACTTTGCCAAACCTATGTCGTCTCAAGATACAAAGGATTATATTATTCAAAAATTATATTATTCATCAAGTGAGTAA
- a CDS encoding pseudouridine synthase, whose product MAINTARLDRLISDSRQINRKKVRLILAQKRVYVDGVLATDIAQLVDQFSHVVMDNEVLQANQTHYIMLNKPIGVVCATKDKKHKTVIDLLAEQFDQDVLDSLHIVGRLDLNTSGLVLLTNDSRWSERLTSPEHKVSKGYQVTLENALTTDYIDAFAKGMYFPYENITTKPAILHIVSLFEAQVSLTEGRYHQIKRMFGRFRNPVIALHRYSIGSLRLDESLKDGESRVLNVSEVTSISS is encoded by the coding sequence ATGGCTATTAACACGGCACGTTTAGATCGCTTGATTAGTGATTCACGCCAAATCAATCGTAAAAAAGTAAGGTTGATTTTAGCGCAAAAAAGGGTTTATGTTGATGGTGTGTTAGCGACTGATATTGCTCAATTAGTTGACCAGTTTTCACATGTCGTTATGGATAATGAAGTACTACAGGCTAATCAAACACACTATATTATGCTGAATAAACCAATTGGTGTGGTTTGTGCGACCAAGGATAAAAAACATAAGACTGTGATTGATTTACTTGCTGAACAATTTGATCAAGATGTTTTGGATAGTTTACATATCGTCGGGCGACTCGATCTAAATACGTCAGGCCTGGTGTTATTAACCAATGACAGTCGTTGGTCTGAGCGGCTAACGTCACCGGAACATAAAGTCTCTAAAGGTTATCAAGTGACACTAGAAAATGCGTTAACGACAGACTATATAGATGCTTTTGCAAAAGGGATGTATTTTCCTTATGAGAACATAACGACAAAACCAGCAATTTTGCATATTGTTTCTCTCTTTGAAGCACAAGTTAGCTTAACTGAGGGGCGTTATCATCAAATAAAGCGTATGTTTGGCCGTTTTCGTAACCCTGTTATTGCATTGCACCGTTACTCAATAGGAAGCTTACGCTTAGATGAATCACTCAAGGACGGAGAAAGTAGAGTTTTAAATGTATCAGAGGTGACTAGCATAAGTAGCTGA